The sequence below is a genomic window from Salinispira pacifica.
AGATACATCAGCACTGAAACCAGAATAAAAGCCATAAACGATTCTGTGAAAATTGTCAGAACAATTCCTCCGCCCTGCTTTTTCAGACTGGCGAAACTCAGCTCCAGACCTATGCTCACCGCCACAAAACTCAGGGCGATCTCGGTAATAAATCCTATTGATTCCTGGAATTCTCCGGAGAGAACGCCCAGGAGCGAAGGCCCCAGCAAAACTCCCAGTACCATGAAGCCGATTATGGATGGGAGGTGTATCAGCTTGGCGCCTTTACCGAAATAAATTCCGAGGAGAACAATGACGCCGATAATAATCAGCGGATCAAGATGAAGACCGTGTATGAATGATTGAATATTTTGAATTATCATAAAGGCTTCCTAGAAATCTATTGCGCCGTCACAGTAAATAACATCCTGTACGCTTACCAGAATACCTTCACCGTCTTCCGGGCGGATCATGTTGATCTGCCGAATGACATGATTCATGTACCGTTTATCCATCACCGCGACAATAAGCCGACTGAACCCCCGGCTGTCATCGTTCCAGAATGAAGAGAAGAGGGGAAGGCGATGCAGATAACTGGTTGCTCTGTCGCCCTCAAGGACGCTCACCGAACCTTCTACTTCACCGGACAATATTTCCAGCACATCCTGAAAAAGGTCTTCAAGCTGAACATGAATGGTAAACTGGCACATATTCACCGATTCCCGGGAAGAGAAATCCGGGACTGATTTAGCCCCCTTCTGCTTGAGATCGCCGGCTTCTTCAAGGATTCCCACGATTTCATCCGGAGTCCCCGCAGAAACAAGCCGCCGGTTAAGTCCCTGATCCTTGGCAAGCTGACTGATTGAAGAAAGAATTTTTATGTGCCGGTTTCGCTGCCGGGATGGACCTACGATGAAAAACACCAGCTTACTGGGTTTACCGTCCAGGGCCTCAAACTCGATGCCCTCAGGTATGACAATAAGACCTACGGCGAAGTCCTCAACCCCTTCAAAACTGCAGTGGGGTATGGCAATCCCTTTTTCCAGGCCGGTGGAAACAAGTTTTTCCCGCTCCTTCAGAGACGTGAGGATCGTTTCTTCATCTACTGAATCCAGCTGAGGAGCTCCCGCTGCCAATTTCGCGATTTCCGAGAGCAGTTCTTTCTTATTTTTTGCTTCGCTGCCGATTTGTATTAAGGTTTTGTTTAATCCCTCAATCATGTATCAATCTCCTTATGATATAACCTGGGTTCATATTCCACGAAGAAACGCAGAATATCCTGGGGTTGCTCGGCTCTCCGCAGCTGCTCCCGGGCATCATCACGCCGGAGCATGGCCGCCAGCCTGGACATTATTCTGATATGAACTGTTTCGCTGTCTGACAGAAGCAGGAAAAAGAAATGCGTTTTTGTACCGTCCAGGGATGCAAAATCGATACCTTCCGGTGAACGGCCGAAAACAATGGCCGGCTCCTGAATATCCGTCTCCCCGGGCCGGCGGATGTGGGGGATGGCTATTCCCCTGGCTATTCCCGTTGAAAGCATCTGCTCCCGCTGCACCAGCTTACTGAACAGGGTATCGCTGCTTTTCACCAGTTCTCTGGCCTGTGCAAGATCTGCAAGTTCCCTCAGTACACCATCCCGGTCCCTGGATCGCATGTTCATGATTATTGACCCGGGATCGATGAGCCGGGAGAGTGAGACATAATCCATCTCCCGCTCTATGAGACGGGAAAGATCATTTTGAGGAACCACATTCATTCGGGCGGTAATCCAGTCATCTATGATGCTTGGGGAAAAGCGCCATTGGTTGGCTATTTTGGCAGAGGGGATTTCACCGTTTTTAACCATTTTCAGAACGGTTTTCTCTGAGAGCTGGAGATACCGGGATACCTCTGTAAGTGTCATCATCCTGTTATGCATGGAAAGCTATTAATCTCCTCCGTTCTTCCTTAAAGAAACTTCTGTCGTGGTTGCTTTCTATCGTTTCATTACCGCTATATTCTATTATATTCCTTTATATCTCTTTATATTCTTTTATATTTTCCCAATGGCCTCATGTCAAGTTTCAGAGCGGCAGTTTTTCACAAATAGACGGATATGGTATAAATCATGCTATGAAACCGGACGATGTATTGAAAAATCTCCCCTCCAAAGCCGGAGCCAGAGACAAGGAATTCAGAAAAACCCTCAAACAGCTTCAGAAAATGCGCTCGGGGGAAGCGGAAATACTGATCAGCAGCAGTGATAACCGGGTTTTTCAAAGCATTGACTGTCTGGAATGCGGTAACTGCTGCAGAACTTTGGGCCCCAGGCTGATACAGCGGGATATACAACGGCTGGCAAAAACCTGTAATCTCAGCCAGGCCGCATTTATCAATACATATTTAACGAAAGACGAAGACGGCGATTGGGTGTTTCAGAATATGCCCTGTCCGTTTCTCGGAGAGGATAATTTCTGCTCGGTGTATTCCCAGAGGCCCAGGGCATGTGCCGACTACCCTCATACACATGGACGCCAAATCCGTTCCAAGCTGGGGGAGCTGAGAAAAAACGCCGCCGTCTGCCCCGGGGTGTACCTCATCATGGATGAGCTCACAGAACAGTTGTAAGGAAGTAAGCACATGAATAACCGCCATTTTACTTTTCAGAATCACGGTGATCTGCTTCAGTATGATAATAGAGATTGGCAGCGAACACAGGAACTCTGGCGGGGAAAAAGCGCAGAGTCCTCACTGTATTCAGACGGACAGAGACACATAGTGATAAAACGCTTTGTCTCCAGGGAGGAAAATTACATTTCCCTGAAAGACGCCCTCTCCCTGGAACTCGGCAGCTACGAAAAACTGCGAAAATTCGAGGTCCCCGTACCTGAACTGCTGAGCTGGACCCAATCCCCTCCAATTCTCATGAAAGAGTTCGTACCCGGACCTACTGTTATGGAGCTGTTGGCAAGGGGACATCTGGACGCCCCGCTGATTGAAATGGCCCGGAATATTGCCCAAACCGTAGAATCCAAAGGCTGGAACATCGATTATTTTCCTGCCAATTTTGTGTATCAGAAGGAACTGAACCGTTTGGTATACATTGACTATGAGATTCAGCCCTTCACTCCGGAATGGAGTTTTGAAAACTGGGGGTCATGGTACTGGTTCAATCATCCGGGCTTTCAATCCTTTCTGAAAAGCGGAGACGGCAATGATATCAATCAGAAAAACAGCTTTCACCCCCTCAAGACAGAAGACATAATACGGCGAAGAATGCAGTTTTTCGCTTCATGAGACGGCAGGAAAAATCGCTGCATTAGTTTCCAGGTTGATAATGCAAAAATCTGCTTTTCACGTTACCATCTTCCGGTTATGAGAAGTAAAAAAATCTTTTTCGGCACCAATCACTCTAAACGTGTACAACTCACCCGTGCCCTGATCACATCCCTGGTCGCAGGGGCTGGGGATTACGGGGTACTGTTTATATCAATGGAATTTCTCGGTCTCCCGCTGATCGCAGCTGGAAGCATGGGAATGGTTCTCGGTCTGAGCATCAGCTATTTCAGCAGTAAAATCTGGATATTTCCTCCGGTACCGGATGAGTATTTCAAGCTGGAGATATCCCTGTTTATCTCCATAGCCATAGCAGGAATGGGTATTCATACGTTGATCCTCATGGGCGGAAACCGCTGGCCCGAACTTCATTATGTGGTAATCAAGTCCATTGCCGTGGGATCCATGTTTTTATGGAACTTCAGCATGCGGAGACTCGCCAACAGTTTGATCAGAGCACATTACCGCTCCCGCCGGAAAACCCGGGGAAAACACCAGCCCCCCAAGGGCAGGAAGCCGTTTGCCGTGGATTATCCGCGTTACCGCTTCCGGAGAAAATTCAGCAGGCTGCTTCTCCGGACATTGCTCCCTCTGGTTTTCCGACTGGATATCAGCGGTGACGGGAACACAGATCTTCAGGGACCATTGATTGTTGCAGGCAACCACAGCGGTTTCATTGAGGTGCTGCTTATGATTGCCTACGGACCGAAGCAGCTGGAATTGATGGGTGCGGGAGATGTACCCATGGAACCGAAATTCAGAGTGTTCACCCGTTTATACAGTTTCATACCGGTAAACCGTGGAAATGTGGACCGCGCGGCCATGGAAAAGGCTCTGGCGGTCCTGAAGCAGGACGGATTTCTGGGAATCTTCCCGGAAGGCGGCATCTGGCAGTCTCACAAAAGCAAAGCACAGAAAGGGGTATCCTGGATCGCAATGAACTCCGGTGCACCGGTGCTTCCGGTGAGCTTCGGCGGTCTGCAGAACATATCCGAAGCCCTGAGACATTTCCGCAGACCGGCGCTGAGCATCACCTTTGGTAATGTCATCCCCGCTCCCCCTGCAGCCCATCCCCGGGGTCGGCGCTTCAGCATGCAGGAACATGCCGAAACAATCATGACCAAAATCATAGAAGGAATACCGCTCCAGCACCGGGAGGCGCTGGCAGCACCGGAACAGGAGCGCTGGCGGCTCCAAATTTTCAGAGAGGGCTCGGAAGAGGATCTCAGCGACGCAATACCTCACAGAGAAGCCCTTGCACGGCTGCTTTTCACACCGGTTCTGCTGAAAACCTTCGCTGTGAATCTGAAACGGAATGTGACCCCTTTGATGAATCTAAAAGACTCTCACAGGGGGCATGATCTCTCCCGGGCTGCAAGTGAGATTCTTGACTATCTCAGGGAGAACCCTCATTTCTTTCACTACCGTTTCGGCAATAGTACGGCTCTGTCAATCCGCCGGGCATTGGAACAGCTGCGGGAACTGGGCAGGGTGGAGGAACACCGCCTGCTGCGGATCCGGGGTGAATACAGCTGCCTGCGCCCCGCACAACATCCGGACCGGAACACTGCACAGGAAAAGCATGAATATGTGGAGTATCTATGAGCGAGATCACCAAAAAGGAACCGGCACTCAAACACATGCTTGCCTACGGCAGCGGAGATATTTACGGTGGAGGCTCATTTTTTATTATCGGGGCGCTGTTCCTGGTGTTTCTCACAGATGTGGTGGGTATGAAGCCTTCACTTGCCGGCGTGATCATTCTCATCGGAAAAATCTGGGATGCAGTAAGCGACCCTGCAATGGGATTTCTATCGGATAACACCCGAAGCCGCTGGGGAAGGCGAAGGGTCTTTTTTCTCATCGGAGTGTTGCCGGTATTCCTCTCATTCTCCCTGCTCTGGATTTCCGTCCCCGGAACCCCGGCAGCCGGATTTTTCTACTATCTGGCAGCGTATCTGTTTTTTAATTCGGTTTTTACCATGATGCTCATCCCCTATAATTCACTTCCTGCGGAGATGAGCAAAACATACGCGAAACGTTCCCGGATGATTGCAGTGAGAATGGTGTTCTCCCAGCTGGGAGTATTGCTGGGAGCGGTTGCGGCGAAGACCCTGGTGGAATTGTTTCCCACAGAAACAGAGGGCTATATGTTTATGGGCCTGATATTCGGAGGTCTCTATGCAATTCCATGGATTTTCGTATTTTTCGGTACTTATGAGCGGGACCACAGTTCTGAACCGCCCGTTCGAGGATTCCGCACAGCTCTGGTCAGCATTCTCTCGGAATTCGCAACTACCATGAGGAACCGTTCCCTGCGGATCCATATCAGCATGTACCTGGCTGCCTATCTCACCATGGATATATTCAATGCGTTGTTTCTTTTTTACCTGAAGGATTATCTGGACCGGGAGCCCCTGTACCAGGTTCTCCTGGGAATTGTAATCGGCACCCAGATCCTCACGCTCTATTTTGTTGCACGGAGCTGCAGCCGGATCGGAAACGCTCCTACATACCGGCGTCACATCGTTATCTGGGCCGCCGGCTTTTTGATCCTGGGATTGGTGCGCCCGGCAACACCCATCCCCATTCTGATCATCCCCGCCGTTCTTATCGGGATAGGACTCAGCGGAGGTGCGATGGTTCCCTATAATATGCTTGCCTTCGTCACCGATGCGGATGAAATGATTACCCGCAGACGCCGTGAAGGAACCTATGCGGGGGTTATGACCTTTATCAGGAAAACAGCTCAGGCTCTGGCTCTCTTCCTTGTGGGACTCGGGTTGGACGCCATCGGGTACATTCCGGCTTCTCAGGGGCTGGATGTGATCCAAAGCAATGAAACTGTTTCCGGAATCAGGTGGATGCTCATGAGCGCACCCGCAGTTCTATTGATCTTCGGATTCCTGATCTCTCTGAAGTTCAGCATAAACCCTCAAAATCACCGTGTCCTGCTGAAGGAAATTAAACGGTTGAAACACGGAGGCAGGAAAGCCGACGCCGAGCAACAAACCCGGCAAATTCTCAGAGATATTACCGGTCTGCATTATGAACAGCTCTGGTCCGAATCCGGGGGCGGATAGTATCCACTCAATTGCATTTTTACCGGGTATTGCTGAGGGCGGGCCGATACTTCACAGCAGACCGCATTGATCCAGCCAGTGTGTGAAAAATGCCGTGGACCACGCCTTTAAAGCAGGGCATTTCTCCCGGGACTCATCCCTCAGCAATGCTGCATCCACACCCGGTGTAAGGGAAATTTCCAGGGCATGCCCTGAGAACCAGTGTTCCAGGTCCGGATAATCCGCTTCCAGGTGAAACTGCAGTCCCAGAATTTTCGGAGTCAATGCAAATGCCTGATGCGAATACCGCTCGTTAAAGGCCAGCAGCACTCCTCCGTCCGGAAGATCGAAGGTCTCGCCATGCCAATGCAGGACATCCGCGGAATTCCCGGCACCGGGAACCGAAAGTCCGTAGGCTGCGGCCTGCCCGGTGAAGGTCACCCCAGCCCAGCCGATTTCCGGCACATCGCCGGGATACACCCGGGCTCCGGCCGCTTTTGCAATTAACTGTGCTCCCAGACAGATGCCCAGGGTCGGCAATCCTTCTGCTATCCGCCTGCCGAGAAATTCTGTTTCACTGACCAGCCAGGGATACTCTGTCTGGTCATGTACGCTCATAGGACCGCCCAGGACAATCAACGGCCGCCGGGAAAGGGGATCCAGGGCTGACCAATCCGTGTCTTTCAGAACAGGAACATCAATATACCTGAAATCAATCTGAAGCCGCTCCAGAACAGCGGCAAAACTTCCCAGATCTTCAAATTTCACATGCCTGAATACATCGATCATTCCTGAATACCGTCCTGCCGGCGGATCAGCTTTTCAACACTCTGTAACTGGAGATCAATCAAAGCACCTTCCTCCGGCGGTTGGAATGCCGGCTCCAGGATTTTCACCAGTTCTGAAGAGAGCCTGTGCTTTATATCCCGCTGGGATACGGCCCGCACTCCCGCCGTCACCCCATGGGCCAGAATCAGAAACATCCGGTCCAACTGCTCTCTCAGCTTCAAGGAGGACACTGACCCCATGGAGACAACATCCTGGTTTCCGCTTTCAGTGGGCCGGCTGAGCACCGAGACAGGGGCTGCGAAATGCTGTATTTCCGCCGAAAGTGCGGTGGTACTGATGCCCAGAGCCTTCAGTCCAAAATCCGTCACTTCCTCCCCTGCAGCCAGGTTTTTCCGTAGGCTGCCGCTTCCCTCCAGAAGCAGCTGGATTTGTCTGTCCACCAGCTGGGCGCTTGTGGACAGGGCAATCCGCAGATAATCACATGCTGCAGCAATATGTCCGCCGTAAAAATTCCCCGTATGAAACACCCGTCCGGTTTCCGGGTCAAACAGGGGGTTGTCGTTGGCGGAGTTAATCTCCCGTTCAATCCAGAGTTCTGCAAGATCGACAGTATCTCTGAGAACCCCTGCGGTCTGGGGGGCACAGCGCATGCTGTACCTGGGCTGGATGTTACCCATGCGCTCCATTCGGGATATGGGCCGGGAATCCAGCTCACAACTGCCGCGTATTTCTTCGGCTGAGGCTATGCTGCCGGGATGATGCTTGAGCTGATGTACCCAGGAATCAAAGGGCTCTTCCGAGCTCCCCAGGGATAGGGCGGTCATGGATGATATACGGTCACACCAGCGGGCGCTGCTGCGGGCCTCTATCAGAGATATTGCAGCCAATGCGGTAAGCATGGCAGTGCCGTTCATCACCGCCAGACCTTCTTTCAGCCCCAGTTTCCACGGAGTTATGCCCAGCTCCTGAAGGACGGATGCGCTGTCGCGGATTTCTCCACCGAACCACGCCCGGCGTTTACCCTGGAGCATTGCGGCCAGATAGCTCAGGGGGGTGAGGTCGCCGCTGGCACCTACACTGCCCCGGCTGGGAAGAACCGGAATCACATCCAGATTGAAGAGCTTCACCATAAATTCAAGAAATTCCGGACGTACGGCGGACACCCCCTGAGCCAGACTGACAATTCGGCAGAGGAACACAGCCCGGGACTCCCCCGGACTGAGCAGTGGACCGCTTCCGGCTCCGTGGAATTCCACAAGTTTCTCCTGCAGTTCCAGGCGGGACTTCTCGGGTATGTCTCTGGTGCCGTCATCTCCGAATCCGGTTGTGACACCGTAAATATGATCGCCTCTGTGGATGCAGCGTTCCAGTATCTCCCGGGATGTACCGGCCAGCTCCAGGACTTCCGGTTCAAGGGATATAATGCCGGGACTGCGGTAGGCCCGGTATATGTTTTCACAGTTTACCCAACCGCCGGATTCCCGGGATACAGATATGCTGAGATTCCATTTGCTTTGAGATTTTTCCATTAGTACATTATAAAGACTCAAAAAACACTATGTAAGTATATTTACGAGGAGAATGTATGGAGATTGTAAAATTCGGAAGCGATGACATCGGAAATGTTGTATCCAATTTGGGTGACGATAAAATAGACGACCTTGCCTTCGGCGCAATCAAACTCGACGAAAAAGGAACAATTCTGGTTTACAACGAAGCCGAAGGTGCCATTACCGGACGGAACCCCAACGATGTAATCGGAAAAAACTTCTTCACTGAGGTAGCGCCCTGCACCAACCAGCCTGAATTTCACGGCGTATTTGATGATGGTGTGAAAAACGGCAATTTGAACACCCTCTTTGAGTACGTGTTCGACTACAAGATGGAAGCCACCAAGGTGAAAGTTCATATGAAAGAAGCTCTGAGCAAAGACGGCTACTGGATCTTTGTAAAACGGGTATAGCATATTCTGCCGGCCGGTCCGCGGCCGGCGGATTCAGTTCATATGAAAGAATCTTTACCTTTGAATCCCCTGACACAGCTTACCAAGGATGATCTTCAGCGCTTCATACGGGATTTTGTGTCCTATCATCTGAGTGCTCTCAGAGGCGGGAGCGCTCCGGATTTTTCGGAAGAAGATCACACCCGCCGCTTTTCCGAAGCACCATTTTTCATGGACTCACTTGAACTGGTTACCCTCACAGGAATGATCTGTGACAGTTTTTTTGTTCAGGAGACAGGTCTGGAGGATCTCTTTCTTGCCAGACCTTCCATTGAACAGTGGAGCGAACTCCTGCTGAAGAGCCTCGGTGTGTATCATGACTCAATGAGGTTTTTCTCTTCAGGATCCCAGGGAAAACCTGCAGCCGCCCGGCACCGGGGCGAAGACCTTGGACTTGAATTGGAACATTTGTCCGAACTGATCACCCGGCAGACCACTCCCGGACGTATTGTTTCCATGGTTCCTTCCAACCACATCTACGGAAGCATTTTCACCCTGTTTCTTCCCAAAAAACTCGGTGTACCGATGGAACGGCACAATGACATCTCCGGCAAGCTGAGAAAGGGGGATGTGATTATTGCCATCCCGACCTGGATCGCCCAATGGCGCTCCCGGGCTATTTCCTTACCCGAGGACGTTCTGGTAGTGTCCTCCACTGCGCCCCTGGATGATGAACTATCCCACTGGCTGAACCATCGCAATGCTGCATTTCTGGAAATATACGGTTCGTCCGAAACCGCCGGTGTAGCCTATCGCAACACTCCCGGAAGCCTGTTCACACTTTTTCCATACTGGAAACGGATCTCCGAGAGCATAATTCAAAGGGATCACTCATCAGAAACGTATGACCTCCCGGATCATATTCAATGGCAGGATTCCCGGCATTTTACACCGTCAGGAAGGAAGGATCGGTTGGTACAAATTAACGGAATAAACGTGAACCCAGAGCAGATTGCAGAGAAGTTCCGCAGTCATCCGGATGTTAAGGATGCCGCAGTACGAAGCTTCCAGACCTCAGTGGGTTCGCGATTAAAGATTTTTATTCGAACACTAAGTGAAAACCCTGACCTTGAAGCCTCACTCAGAGACTGGGCATCCCGGCAGCTCCCCCCCCATCAGCGGCCTGCACGCTATACTTTTGGTTCTCAAATGCCAAAAAACTCTATGAACAAGCAGACAGATTGGGAATAGTTATAACATAATCTGATATTTCTTCTCATTTTACCCTGAAGAAACAAACCCATAAGGATAGAAATATTTAGTGTACTGAACATTTCTCTTGCCAATGTTGTCTCCATTGCGTATGATGATAAGGCATGCTTCGATTTCATACAGCGTATGTTCTCGCAGTGTCTGCAGCTGTTTGAACCGGAATTCATCCGGTTCTTATATGTGCCCGGCACAAGAATCTGCCGAGCCTTTTACAGCCGGTTCAGTCGTTCCGGCTGCGCTGTACCGAAAATCAAACATTCGGAAAATACCTTTTTTCCGGAAGCATCGGGTTTTCGGTGGTGAGATCCGGTGTAAACCGCATCTTTCTTTGCGCTGTTTCATATCTATGTATCAAATCGAAGCATACTTCTATCTCATCTTAAGGAGGGATATCATGGATATCTCAAGACTGATCAGACGTATGCCTGCAGTGCTGTTGGTTCTGCTAATTTCCTCAGCTGCAGTTTTTGCCGGGCCACAAGCTGAAGGCGGCTCTCAGGATGTTCTCATGCAGAGAATAGAGGACGGAAAAACCATCCGTATCGGATTTGCCAACGAAGTACCCTGGGCCTACCCCGGCGACAATCAGGATCCCCTGGGTTTTGTAAACCAGATAACCCTGGATATTCTGGAGAGCATGGGATACACCAATATTGAACCGGTTGTTACCGAATGGGGCGGTCTCATCCCCGGATTGAAAGCCAACAGATTCGACATTATTACCGGCGGTATGTACATCCTTCCCAGCCGTGCAGAGAACATTAACTTCTCCGAACCCATTGGTGTTTTCGGTGAAAGCTTTATCGTTCCCGCTGGAAATCCCGAGGGCATTGAAAGCTATGATGATATCCGGGAAAGCGGTGTTACCATGGTAACCGGTTCAGGGTACAGCAGCGTGGAGCATGCAAAAACCGTGGGAATCCCAGATGAAAATGTAATCACCGTCCCCGGCAACTCAGAAATTCTCGCCGCGGTGCGCTCAGGGCGGGCATACGCCGGAGCAGGAACCTACTTCAGCTCCCTGTATCTTGCAGAAGAAAGCAATGGAGATGTGGAAGTTACCGATCCCCGCAAGAATCCCGACTGGACCTTTAATTGGGCCGGTATCGGTTTCCGGAAATCTGATACGGAATTCCTTCAGGCTTTTAATGAAGCCCTGGCTGAGTACATGGGTTCTCCGGAAATGATGGAAAACGTAGCCGAGTACGGATACACGGAATCTCAGCTGCCCGGAGATATTACCACTGAAGAGGTTGTTCAGCGCCTCGAATAAGAACAATCCCTAAGCTTTATCCGTAATGGTACAGAAACCCGGCTCCGGCCGGGTTTCTGTTTTCGCACGGCCCTTCAGATAAGAAGATTTTCATGGAAACGTATATTGAATTTATGCAGACCTACGGCCCCCGTTTTTTCAACGGTGCCGTTGTGACGCTTCAACAGACCGTCCTGGGAGCATTGCTTGCCATTGTGATTGCGCTGATAGCAGCTCTCATGAAGATGTCCCCGTTGAAGCCTCTGAAATGGCTCAGTTCCACCTATATTGAGGTTTTCCGCGGGACATCCTTGCTGGTACAACTGTATTGGATCTTTTTTGTACTCCCGCTGTTCGGCATTTCACTGAGCAAAATGACTGCCGGATACATCGCTTTGGGGATGAATCTTGGAGCGTATGGTGCTGAACTTGTTCGGG
It includes:
- a CDS encoding glutamine amidotransferase-related protein, giving the protein MIDVFRHVKFEDLGSFAAVLERLQIDFRYIDVPVLKDTDWSALDPLSRRPLIVLGGPMSVHDQTEYPWLVSETEFLGRRIAEGLPTLGICLGAQLIAKAAGARVYPGDVPEIGWAGVTFTGQAAAYGLSVPGAGNSADVLHWHGETFDLPDGGVLLAFNERYSHQAFALTPKILGLQFHLEADYPDLEHWFSGHALEISLTPGVDAALLRDESREKCPALKAWSTAFFTHWLDQCGLL
- a CDS encoding HAL/PAL/TAL family ammonia-lyase produces the protein MEKSQSKWNLSISVSRESGGWVNCENIYRAYRSPGIISLEPEVLELAGTSREILERCIHRGDHIYGVTTGFGDDGTRDIPEKSRLELQEKLVEFHGAGSGPLLSPGESRAVFLCRIVSLAQGVSAVRPEFLEFMVKLFNLDVIPVLPSRGSVGASGDLTPLSYLAAMLQGKRRAWFGGEIRDSASVLQELGITPWKLGLKEGLAVMNGTAMLTALAAISLIEARSSARWCDRISSMTALSLGSSEEPFDSWVHQLKHHPGSIASAEEIRGSCELDSRPISRMERMGNIQPRYSMRCAPQTAGVLRDTVDLAELWIEREINSANDNPLFDPETGRVFHTGNFYGGHIAAACDYLRIALSTSAQLVDRQIQLLLEGSGSLRKNLAAGEEVTDFGLKALGISTTALSAEIQHFAAPVSVLSRPTESGNQDVVSMGSVSSLKLREQLDRMFLILAHGVTAGVRAVSQRDIKHRLSSELVKILEPAFQPPEEGALIDLQLQSVEKLIRRQDGIQE
- a CDS encoding YkgJ family cysteine cluster protein, producing MKPDDVLKNLPSKAGARDKEFRKTLKQLQKMRSGEAEILISSSDNRVFQSIDCLECGNCCRTLGPRLIQRDIQRLAKTCNLSQAAFINTYLTKDEDGDWVFQNMPCPFLGEDNFCSVYSQRPRACADYPHTHGRQIRSKLGELRKNAAVCPGVYLIMDELTEQL
- a CDS encoding PTS sugar transporter subunit IIA, which encodes MIEGLNKTLIQIGSEAKNKKELLSEIAKLAAGAPQLDSVDEETILTSLKEREKLVSTGLEKGIAIPHCSFEGVEDFAVGLIVIPEGIEFEALDGKPSKLVFFIVGPSRQRNRHIKILSSISQLAKDQGLNRRLVSAGTPDEIVGILEEAGDLKQKGAKSVPDFSSRESVNMCQFTIHVQLEDLFQDVLEILSGEVEGSVSVLEGDRATSYLHRLPLFSSFWNDDSRGFSRLIVAVMDKRYMNHVIRQINMIRPEDGEGILVSVQDVIYCDGAIDF
- a CDS encoding AMP-binding enzyme — translated: MKESLPLNPLTQLTKDDLQRFIRDFVSYHLSALRGGSAPDFSEEDHTRRFSEAPFFMDSLELVTLTGMICDSFFVQETGLEDLFLARPSIEQWSELLLKSLGVYHDSMRFFSSGSQGKPAAARHRGEDLGLELEHLSELITRQTTPGRIVSMVPSNHIYGSIFTLFLPKKLGVPMERHNDISGKLRKGDVIIAIPTWIAQWRSRAISLPEDVLVVSSTAPLDDELSHWLNHRNAAFLEIYGSSETAGVAYRNTPGSLFTLFPYWKRISESIIQRDHSSETYDLPDHIQWQDSRHFTPSGRKDRLVQINGINVNPEQIAEKFRSHPDVKDAAVRSFQTSVGSRLKIFIRTLSENPDLEASLRDWASRQLPPHQRPARYTFGSQMPKNSMNKQTDWE
- a CDS encoding 1-acyl-sn-glycerol-3-phosphate acyltransferase, yielding MRSKKIFFGTNHSKRVQLTRALITSLVAGAGDYGVLFISMEFLGLPLIAAGSMGMVLGLSISYFSSKIWIFPPVPDEYFKLEISLFISIAIAGMGIHTLILMGGNRWPELHYVVIKSIAVGSMFLWNFSMRRLANSLIRAHYRSRRKTRGKHQPPKGRKPFAVDYPRYRFRRKFSRLLLRTLLPLVFRLDISGDGNTDLQGPLIVAGNHSGFIEVLLMIAYGPKQLELMGAGDVPMEPKFRVFTRLYSFIPVNRGNVDRAAMEKALAVLKQDGFLGIFPEGGIWQSHKSKAQKGVSWIAMNSGAPVLPVSFGGLQNISEALRHFRRPALSITFGNVIPAPPAAHPRGRRFSMQEHAETIMTKIIEGIPLQHREALAAPEQERWRLQIFREGSEEDLSDAIPHREALARLLFTPVLLKTFAVNLKRNVTPLMNLKDSHRGHDLSRAASEILDYLRENPHFFHYRFGNSTALSIRRALEQLRELGRVEEHRLLRIRGEYSCLRPAQHPDRNTAQEKHEYVEYL
- a CDS encoding PTS sugar transporter subunit IIA, whose amino-acid sequence is MMTLTEVSRYLQLSEKTVLKMVKNGEIPSAKIANQWRFSPSIIDDWITARMNVVPQNDLSRLIEREMDYVSLSRLIDPGSIIMNMRSRDRDGVLRELADLAQARELVKSSDTLFSKLVQREQMLSTGIARGIAIPHIRRPGETDIQEPAIVFGRSPEGIDFASLDGTKTHFFFLLLSDSETVHIRIMSRLAAMLRRDDAREQLRRAEQPQDILRFFVEYEPRLYHKEIDT
- a CDS encoding transporter substrate-binding domain-containing protein; the protein is MDISRLIRRMPAVLLVLLISSAAVFAGPQAEGGSQDVLMQRIEDGKTIRIGFANEVPWAYPGDNQDPLGFVNQITLDILESMGYTNIEPVVTEWGGLIPGLKANRFDIITGGMYILPSRAENINFSEPIGVFGESFIVPAGNPEGIESYDDIRESGVTMVTGSGYSSVEHAKTVGIPDENVITVPGNSEILAAVRSGRAYAGAGTYFSSLYLAEESNGDVEVTDPRKNPDWTFNWAGIGFRKSDTEFLQAFNEALAEYMGSPEMMENVAEYGYTESQLPGDITTEEVVQRLE
- a CDS encoding MFS transporter; the encoded protein is MSEITKKEPALKHMLAYGSGDIYGGGSFFIIGALFLVFLTDVVGMKPSLAGVIILIGKIWDAVSDPAMGFLSDNTRSRWGRRRVFFLIGVLPVFLSFSLLWISVPGTPAAGFFYYLAAYLFFNSVFTMMLIPYNSLPAEMSKTYAKRSRMIAVRMVFSQLGVLLGAVAAKTLVELFPTETEGYMFMGLIFGGLYAIPWIFVFFGTYERDHSSEPPVRGFRTALVSILSEFATTMRNRSLRIHISMYLAAYLTMDIFNALFLFYLKDYLDREPLYQVLLGIVIGTQILTLYFVARSCSRIGNAPTYRRHIVIWAAGFLILGLVRPATPIPILIIPAVLIGIGLSGGAMVPYNMLAFVTDADEMITRRRREGTYAGVMTFIRKTAQALALFLVGLGLDAIGYIPASQGLDVIQSNETVSGIRWMLMSAPAVLLIFGFLISLKFSINPQNHRVLLKEIKRLKHGGRKADAEQQTRQILRDITGLHYEQLWSESGGG
- the pyp gene encoding photoactive yellow protein, encoding MEIVKFGSDDIGNVVSNLGDDKIDDLAFGAIKLDEKGTILVYNEAEGAITGRNPNDVIGKNFFTEVAPCTNQPEFHGVFDDGVKNGNLNTLFEYVFDYKMEATKVKVHMKEALSKDGYWIFVKRV